One genomic segment of Dromaius novaehollandiae isolate bDroNov1 chromosome 12, bDroNov1.hap1, whole genome shotgun sequence includes these proteins:
- the USP19 gene encoding ubiquitin carboxyl-terminal hydrolase 19 isoform X2 has product MSSSANAPGQRRVSRGLDDATNKKKQKDRANQESKEVSCPELEQAETAQERDSEEELLLDWKQNDEEIIVKLNLGSGALKVEDVDAAFTDTDCVVKLPDGRQWSCQFYEEIESSCSKVQCKKGNFLQLVLQKKTPLQNWTSLLKRRKDGSKELAKGATCWENGKEKAAAVEVAPEEPRVESTELPRSRREPSNPKRAQGRSEALGGKSPASPGTQSGPSAKRAVYLKVAPTEEEPNARVTGSVEPSKGHSGRSGSRRNGRAGQGDVPTALTDIAPPLEKAAVLAKGTGPVEMPPLAATTEVFPHCVATCVEKRVLQPGNPGEASRSRDCTPVLGESSKAIPAATPPLGRDSEKRDWSKDDVALEAAADEPEPIVSLTFVKNDSYEKGNDLVVVHVYVKEIHKETSKVLFREQDFTLVFQTSDANFLRLHPGCGPHTVFWWQVKLRNLIEPDKCTYSFTVSRINVCLKKRHSQRWGGLEAPAARVGGAKVAMPTGPTPLDKSPPGSNQHPLSSKEEARASDKEKPRVEDGGLDGVAARTAPEHVAVKQEPHIPSPKPTCMVPPMTHSPVSSESVEDEEDEDEKKKVCLPGFTGLVNLGNTCFMNSVIQSLSNTRELRDYFHDRSFESEINYNNPLGTGGRLAIGFAMLLRALWKGTHHAFQPSKLKAIVASKASQFTGYAQHDAQEFMAFLLDGLHEDLNRIQNKPYTETVDSDGRPDEVVAEEAWQRHKMRNDSFIVDLFQGQYKSKLVCPVCSKVSITFDPFLYLPVPLPQKQKVLTVYYFAKEPHKKPIKFLVSISKENSSAMEVLDSVAHSVRVKPENLRLAEVIKNRFHRMFLPSHSLDTVSPTDLLLCFEVLSPELAKERVVELQVQQRPQVPSGPVAKCAACQKKQLSEDEKLRRCTRCYRVGYCNVACQKTHWPDHKASCRPENIGFPFLISVPESRLTYARLAQLLEGYARYSVSVFQPPFQLGRMSPEQGLQPLLPDKLEPPAKSSCAAATSAPELGDGDRAPSLPQEPPLSPPVPELHPELGDTGTVRSKVLAARSSLLSLDSGFSEHMESQSDSCCEKEPSYERALKPEAAIPGYQHTPDSLSARATQFYINKIDAANKEHKLEDKGDTPLELADDCSLALVWKNNERLKEFVLVESKELECVEDPGSASEAARAGHFTLEQCLNLFTKPEVLAPEEAWYCPKCKQHREASKQLMLWRLPNVLIIQLKRFSFRSFIWRDKINDMVDFPVRSLDLSKFCIGRKGEQQLPMYDLYAVINHYGGMIGGHYTAYARLPNDKNSQRSDVGWRLFDDSTVTTVDESQVVTRYAYVLFYRRRNSPVERPLPGHPPDHRAERTPSAEAAASQASLIWQELEAEEQDLQLEVPQRPARNSWRPRGQKRSPGTPQHPDEGCVRYFVLATTAAIVALFLNVFYPLIYQTRWR; this is encoded by the exons AGCTGCTGCTGGACTGGAAGCAGAATGATGAAGAGATCATCGTCAAGCTGAATTTGGGCAGTGGAGCTCTGAAAGTGGAGGATGTGGACGCTGCTTTCACCGACACTGATTGTGTGGTCAAATTGCCAG ATGGGCGCCAGTGGAGCTGTCAGTTCTACGAAGAGATTGAGAGCTCCTGCAGCAAGGTCCAGTGCAAGAAGGGCAACTTCCTGCAGCTTGTGCTTCAGAAGAAGACCCCGCTCCAGAACTGGACTTCGCTTCTG AAGAGACGGAAAGATGGATCCAAAGAGCTGGCCAAAGGGGCCACGTGCTGGGAGaatgggaaggagaaggctgCTGCTGTAGAGGTGGCCCCTGAAGAGCCGAGGGTTGAAAGCACCGAGCTGCCGAGGTCCAGGCGGGAGCCCTCCAACCCAAAGCGTGCTCAGGGAAGAAGCGAGGCCCTGGGAGGGAAAAGCCCGGCCAGCCCAGGGACGCAGAGCGGCCCCAGCGCCAAGCGGGCAGTATACCTCAAAGTGGCTCCGACTGAAGAGGAGCCAAACGCCAGGGTCACTGGCAGCGTGGAGCCCAGCAAAGGGCACAGCGGGAGGTCAGGCAGCCGTCGCAATGGCAGAGCCGGCCAAGGTGATGTGCCCACAGCCCTCACAGACATCGCACCGCCACTGGAGAAG GCTGCAGTTTTGGCAAAGGGGACTGGTCCTGTGGAGATGCCGCCTCTCGCAGCCACCACAGAGGTGTTCCCCCACTGCGTTGCCACCTGCGTGGAGAAGAGAGTCTTGCAGCCAGGCAACCCAGGTGAGGCCTCCCGGAGCCGGGACTGCACACCTGTCCTGGGAGAGAGCTCTAAGGCCATCCCAGCGGCCACCCCTCCCCTGGGCAGAGACAGCGAGAAGAGAGACTGGTCCAAGGACGATGTGGCCTTGGAAGCAGCAGCTGATG AGCCAGAGCCCATAGTGAGCCTGACCTTTGTGAAGAATGACTCATACGAGAAAGGCAATGACCTGGTGGTGGTGCACGTCTACGTGAAGGAGATCCACAAGGAGACGTCCAAGGTGTTGTTCCGGGAGCAGGACTTCACACTGGTGTTCCAGACGAG CGACGCAAACTTCCTTCGCCTCCATCCTGGCTGTGGGCCCCACACCGTGTTCTGGTGGCAGGTGAAGCTCAG GAACCTTATTGAGCCGGACAAGTGCACATACAGCTTCACAGTGTCTCGCATCAACGTCTGCCTGAAGAAACGCCACAGCCAGCGCTGGGGGGGGCTGGAAGCTCCGGCCGCACGAG TGGGTGGTGCAAAGGTTGCCATGCCTACAGGCCCTACCCCGCTGGATAAGAGCCCGCCAGGCAGTAACCAGCACCCCCTGTCCAGCAAGGAAGAGGCCCGAGCCAGCGACAAAGAGAAGCCGCGTGTGGAAGATGGGGGCCTGGACGGAGTGGCAGCCCGTACGGCCCCAGAGCACGTGGCAGTGAAGCAAGAGCCACACATTCCCTCT CCCAAGCCGACATGCATGGTGCCGCCGATGACGCACAGCCCAGTGAGCAGCGAGAGCGTGGAGGAtgaggaggacgaggacgagaAGAAGAAGGTGTGCCTGCCTGGCTTCACGGGACTGGTGAACCTGGGCAACACTTGCTTCATGAACAGTGTCATCCAGTCCCTGTCCAACACCCGGGAGCTGCGCGACTACTTCCATG ATCGGTCCTTCGAGTCGGAAATCAACTACAACAACCCGCTGGGCACAGGGGGCCGCCTGGCCATCGGCTTCGCCATGCTGCTGCGGGCGCTGTGGAAGGGCACGCACCATGCCTTCCAGCCCTCGAAGCTGAAG gcAATCGTGGCCAGTAAGGCCAGCCAGTTCACGGGCTATGCCCAGCACGATGCTCAGGAGTTCATGGCCTTCCTGCTCGACGGCCTGCACGAGGACCTCAACCGCATCCAGAACAAGCCCTACACAGAGACAGTTGACTCGGACGGGAGGCCTGACGAG GTGGTAGCAGAGGAGGCCTGGCAGCGACACAAGATGAGGAACGACTCCTTCATCGTGGACCTGTTCCAGGGCCAGTACAAATCCAAGCTGGTGTGTCCAGTGTGCTCTAAG GTGTCCATCACCTTCGACCCCTTCCTGTACCTACCGGTGCCCCTCCCACAAAAACAGAAGGTGCTGACTGTCTACTACTTCGCGAAAGAGCCGCACAAGAAACCTATTAAG TTCCTCGTGAGTATCAGCAAGGAAAACTCCAGTGCCATGGAGGTACTGGACTCGGTGGCCCACAGCGTGCGTGTGAAACCAGAGAACCTGCGCCTGGCAGAG GTGATCAAGAACCGCTTCCACCGCATGTTCCTGCCATCCCACTCGCTGGACACCGTCTCCCCCACGGACCTGTTGCTCTGCTTTGAGGTGCTGTCCCCAGAGTTGGCCAAGGAGCGGGTGGTGGAGCTGCAGGTCCAGCAG CGTCCGCAGGTGCCCAGCGGCCCTGTCGCCAAATgtgcagcctgccagaagaagcAGCTGTCGGAGGACGAGAAGCTCAGGCGCTGCACGAGGTGCTATCGAGTCGGTTACTGCAACGT GGCATGTCAGAAAACCCACTGGCCAGACCACAAGGCTTCGTGCCGCCCCGAGAACATCGGCTTCCCCTTCCTCATCAGCGTGCCGGAGTCCCGCCTCACCTACGCCCGCCTGGCCCAGCTACTGGAGGGCTACGCGAG gtACTCGGTCAGCGTGTTCCAGCCCCCGTTCCAGCTGGGCCGGATGTCGCCAGAGCAGGGGCTGCAGCCTCTGCTCCCGGACAAGCTGGAGCCCCCAGCCAAGAGCAGCTGTGCGGCAGCGACCTCCGCCCCCGAGctgggggacggggacagggctcCCAGCCTCCCGCAGGAGCCCCCGCTCTCGCCACCTGTGCCCGAGCTGCACCCTGAGCTGGGGGACACCGGCACTGTCAGGAGCAAGGTGCTGGCGGCCAGGAGTTCCCTGCTGAGCTTGGATTCGGGCTTCTCCGAGCACATGGAGTCACAGAGCGACAGCTGCTGTGAGAAGGAGCCATCCTATGAGAGAGCCCTCAAGCCAGAAG CTGCCATCCCTGGGTACCAGCACACTCCAGACTCGCTGAGTGCCCGTGCCACGCAGTTCTACATCAACAAGATCGACGCTGCCAATAAAGAGCACAAGCTGGAAGATAAAG GCGACACCCCGCTGGAGCTGGCGGATGACTGCTCCCTCGCTCTAGTGTGGAAGAATAACGAGCGCCTCAAGGAGTTTGTGTTGGTGGAGTCCAAGGAGCTGGAGTGCGTGGAGGACCCGGGCTCGGCCAGCGAAGCCGCCCGTGCGGGCCACTTCACCCTGGAGCAGTGCCTCAACCTCTTCACCAAGCCCGAAGTGCTGGCCCCGGAGGAAGCATG GTACTGCCCCAAGTGCAAGCAGCACCGCGAGGCCTCCAAGCAGCTGATGCTGTGGCGCCTGCCCAACGTCCTCATCATCCAGCTCAAGCGCTTCTCCTTCCGCAGCTTCATCTGGAGGGACAAGATCAATGACATGGTGGACTTCCCTGTCCG GAGTCTGGACCTGAGCAAGTTCTGCATCGGCCGGAAGGGCGAGCAGCAGCTGCCCATGTATGACCTGTACGCTGTGATCAATCACTACGGTGGCATGATTGGCGGGCACTACACGGCGTACGCCCGCCTGCCTAACGACAAGAACAGCCAGCGCAGCGACGTGG gctGGCGGCTCTTCGATGACAGCACAGTGACCACCGTGGACGAGAGCCAGGTGGTGACCAGATACGCCTATGTCCTCTTCTACCGCCGGAGGAACTCTCCTGTGGAGAGACCCCTGCCAGGGCACCCCCCAGACCACCGCGCCGAGCGCACCCCCTCCGCCGAAGCTGCTGCCAGTCAG GCTTCTCTGAtctggcaggagctggaggctgaAGAGCAAGACCTGCAGCTCGAGGTGCCCCAAAGGCCTGCAAGAAACTCCTGGAGGCCCCGtggccagaagaggagtccaggcaccccccagcacccagacGAAGGCTGCGTCAGATACTTCGTCCTGGCCACCACGGCCGCAATCGTGGCTCTCTTCCTGAACGTGTTCTACCCCCTCATTTACCAAACCCGCTGGAGATAG